The sequence TGCCATTTAGCGTAGAGTCGTATCCTGCTGTGCCACCAAAGCCGATGATCTCTCTGTTTGAAAGGGTGTATTCGCCAGCACCACTAACTGAATAGACAACCTCGGCTGTTTTGGTATCAACGATATTTAAATTTACCTTTGAATAGGCAGTTTGTTGCTTGCCTTTGCCAAGTATGCCAAATAGCTGGTGATCGCCCGTAGTTTTTCGCCCAAACTCAGTCACATCACCAGTTATCACGTATCTTGCACCTTTTAGATTTTGAGCGGTTTTACTTAGCTCGCTCTCTTGTTTGATCACTTTCATATTTGATCTATCAAGCACCAAAAATCTGCCACTTTGCTGTAAATTTGTGATCAAAATACTTTGAGCTTGGTTACCAAGCCTATCTTCACCATCAGCAAATACACCATTTTGGTAAGCTGATTGATTATTAAATCGACCTATCGAAACCGAAATTTTTTGACCATTGTAAACTGTGCCGTAGCTTGCTACTTTTGGAGACTCAACAACTCTTGAGCTCTCACTCGCACATCCAGCAAAAAGAGCTGCTGTAAGCAAAACTGCACCAATTTTAAATACATTTTTCATTTTTTATCCTTTGCGACAAAATCGCTTGTATATTACTAAATTTCTTTTTAAATAGCTTTAAATTTCATCCATGTGCCTTTTAAGTATCTAATCGTAAAAAGCACCGCCTTTACAGCCCAGTCAGCAAACATTGCAAACCAAGTACCTATCATACCAAGATCAAATGTGAGCGCAAAGACATAGGCCAAGATGACTCTACAAGCAAACATACAAACTAAATTTACAATCATCGGATATTTAGCGTCCCCTGCAGCACGAAAAACGGTTGGATATGTGTAGGCAAGTGGCCAAATAAGACACATAGCGATACCGTGATACCAGACGATCTGCCTTGTTAAATTTATGGCTTCGCTTGAGAGATTATAAACCCTAAGCAGTGGCTCAAGTAAAAGCAAAATTACTGCTGTGCTAAAAAGCTGGACAATATAGATGCTTATCATCGACTTTCTTACGTAAAATTTAGCCTGAGCAAAGTCGTTTGCGCCAACGCACCTTGAGATAACTACACTAAGTCCTGTGCCTATCGCCATGCCAGGGAGTACTTGAAACATCACGATCGTTCCTCCCACGGCATTTGCAGCGATACTTGCCGTACCAAAGAGTGAAACAAGACTCAAAACAATGATGCGACCCACATAAAACATCGAATTTTCAAAGCCATAAGGCACTCCGATATTTAAAATTTTCTTGATAATCTCGTAGTCAAATTTATAGACAAAACTCTTTCTTATGTGAAGTTTTAGCCTTACATCAAGGAGTAGATAGACTATGACAAAGCAAGCGAGCACCTTGGCTATAAGCGTACTAATAGCTATACCTAAAATGCCAGTATGAAATGTATAAATACTAATGGCAGTTAGAAGTACATTTAATAAATTTGCAGCCGCCATAATATACATAGGAAGCTTGGCATTTGACATCGTACGAAAGATCGCCGCAGCTGCTGCATAGACAGCCAAAAATGGCGCGGAAATGGCCGAGAAAACAAGATAGTGGCTAGCATCATGCCTTACTTGCTCGCCAATATCGCCAAAGACATAATCTAGGATAATATCTTTTAAAACTATGATGACCGCTGCGATAAAAAGGGCAAAGATAAAACTAAACCATACGAGCTGATTTGCTGTGATTTTGGCATTGCCACTTTGTTTATTACCAAGATACTGGCTAGCAACCACTGAGCCGCCAGTAGCGATGGCTGTAAAAATGCTGATAAAAAGTGCCATGACAAATTCCACAAGACTAATCGCACTTACAGCGCTTTCACTAACACTTGCTGCCATTAGCGAGTTTGCAAGCCCTAAGCTATACTCTAAAAACTGCTCAACTGCAATAGGGAAAAATAGCTTCGCAAGGTCAGCATTTGAGAAAAATTTTGTATTTTGATCTTTGATTTTGTTTACCATGCTTCCCCTAAGATAAACTTAAAAATTTTAATATATTTAAGCCAAGATCTGCTTTTTGCAAATCCTGACTTAAAAATTTTAGTGTCTTGAAAGATAATTTGTATCGTAGTTATTGCTTAAAAAGTCTTTATTTTCCATCATAGCGATGTGAAAATCTTTTGTTGTTTTGATGCCATTTATTATGAGCTGATCAAGAGCTACTTTCATCTTATGGATCGCCCTATTTCTATCAGTGTCCCAAACCACGAGTTTGCCGATCATACTATCGTAATACGGCGGTATCGAGTAGTCTTGATAGATATGGCTATCCATTCTTACATTGCGGCCACCTGGGCAGACATATTTTGTGATCTTACCAGGACACGGCGTAAATGTATTTGGATCCTCAGCTGTTATCCTGCACTCGATCGCATGACCTTTTAGCTCGATGCTCTCTTGTGATGGTAGCGCCTCGCCTTCAGCCACTTTTATCATAAGCTCGATGATATCAAGACCGCTTACCATTTCGCTCACTGTGTGCTCAACTTGAAGTCTTGTGTTCATCTCGATGAAGTAAAAGTCTAAATTTTTATCAACCAAAAACTCAAACGTACCAGCTCCCTCGTAGCCAATCGCTTTTGCCGCTTTTATGGCTGTTTCGTGAAGTCTCTCTCTTGTCTTTTCGTCAAGCAAAATAGCTGGGCTCTCTTCGATTAGTTTTTGGTGGCGACGCTGCATAGAGCAGTCACGCTCGCCGATATGAAGCACATTGCCATGGCTATCGCCAATTACTTGAACTTCGATGTGGCGTGGGTTTAGGATATATTTTTCCATATACATTGTGCCATCGCCAAATGCGCTCATAGCTTCACTTTCAGCCGACCAAAACGCTTTTTCTAAATCCTCTTCACGTTCAACCACGCGCATGCCGCGTCCGCCGCCACCTGCAGCAGCTTTTAAGATGACTGGATAGCCTATCTTTTTAGCTAGCTCTTTTGCAGCTTTTGTATCAGCCACAGCACCGTCTGAGCCAGGGATGACTGGCACGCCAGCTCTTTGCATGACTTGCTTTGCCTTACTTTTATCGCTCATCAAAGCCATCGCAGCGACACTTGGTCCTATAAATTTGATCTTGTGATGTGAGCAAATTTCAACAAAATTTTGATTTTCACTTAAAAAGCCATATCCAGGGAAAATAGCGTCTGCTTCGCTGATCTCAGCGGCACTTATGATAGCTGGGATATTTAGATAGCTATCACTTGAGCGTTCTTTACCGATACAAATGGCTACATCAGCATATTTTACGTAAAGTGCGTCTTTATCAGCTGTTGAATAGACTACAACGGCTTCTTTACCCATCTCCTTTATCGTTCGCAAAGCACGAAGAGCGATTTCGCCTCGGTTCGCGATTAAAATTCTTTTTAATTCCATTAATTTTTCTCCACGCCAAATAACGGCAATCCAAACTCAACTGGCTGTCCGTCAGAGACTAGCATCTCAGTGATCTGGCAGTCAAACTCAGCCTCGATCTCGTTCATTATCTTCATAGCCTCAATAATACCTACTACATCGCCTTTTCTTACTCTTTGGCCTACTTTTACAAATGGGGCAGCGCCTGGGCTTGGAGCAGCATAGAAAGTACCTACCATAGGAGATTTTATGCTATCTTTTGGTGAGTTTGCGGCTGGTTTTACCTCTGAATTAACGACTACATTTACAGGTGCTGGAGCTGGTGCTTGTGCTGCTGGTTTAGCAGGCGCGCAATAATCTGAAAATTTTTCAAGCTCTACCTCAAAATCACCACTTTTTATTTTGATATGATTCATCTCCATATCATTAAAAAATTCGATAAGCTCTTTTATATCTTCTTTTTTCATAGAAAATTCTCCTAAATTTTTATATAAGCGTCTAATTGTAGCGAAAATTAGATAAAAAATTTTTTTATGAAGCAAAAACGAGAACTCAAAGCTACTCTTTTTTGCTAAGTTATTTTTCAGTAATAATTATCTTAATGCCTTTAGTATCCACTAAATTTTCATCGATGATGATCTCATCTATCTTTGCTGCCCTTATCACGCCACTTTTTGGATTTTTTATACTTTTTATCGCTCCGCTTGTGCTTACATCGACACTTGAATATTCAAACGCAAGACTCGTATCCATAAAAATGCAATCTTTTACGACCAAATTTTCCACGTAGCAAAGGGCTTGCAAACTCTTTATCGTGCAGTTTATGAGCGTCACATTTTTTGAGTTCCAAGCTAGATATTCGCCTGAGATGAGGCAGTTTTGCGCTACCACATTTTCGCAGTTCCAAAAAGCATCTTTTGAAATGAGCTTTGAGTTTGTGATATGGACATTTTTACAACCATCAAAGCAGTAGTTTCCGTCTAAATTTAGCCCATCAATCTCTAAATTTTCGCTATTTGCCCCAAAGTAATCGCCTTTTGCAAAAACATTTTTTATCTTCACATCCTCACACCCCCAAAGTGTTTCGGCAGCGTCTGAAAAATTTACATTTTCTAGTAAAATTTGCGAGCTTTTTCTAAAGCTTTTTGGAGCATTTATGACCATATCCTTAAAGCTTAAATTTGTGCTGTACCACATGCCAGCCCTTGCTAGAGGCTCCAAGTATCCGCCATTTAGCGTGATATCATTTGCATACCAAAGTGGGTATTTGTAGGCAAAAACGCACTCATTTAGCTTTAAATTTGAGCTGTGCTTTAGCGGCGATTCGCCATCTTCAAAGATGCAGTTTGTAAAATTTACACTTTTTGCCCCAAACATCGCACGCTCGCCAGTAAAAATTTCTGCATTTTTCTCTTGCATTTTTGTCCTTTATTAATTTTTGCTGTTAAAATTATACTAATTTTCATCTAATTTATTCGCTTTATTAAATTTACTTTAAAGACGCAAAGCGTTATAATCGCCCAAAAAAGGAGCAAAAATGGGTTTAAAGTCAGATTCTTGGATAAGAAAAATGTCGGTTGAGAAAAATATGATAGTGCCATTTGCCGAGGAGCAGGTCGGACGCGGCGTGGTTAGTTACGGCGTTTCTAGCTACGGCTACGATATCCGCGTTGGTGATGAGTTTAAAATTTTTACAAACATCGGCGGAACCGTAGTTGATCCTAAAAATTTTGATGAAAAGAACGTGGTCGATTTTAAGGGCGATGTCTGCATCGTGCCGCCAAATTCATTCGCTCTAGCGCGCACGATCGAGTATTTTAACATGCCTGATAACGTGCTAGCGATCTGCCTTGGCAAAAGCACCTACGCAAGGTGCGGCATCATCGTAAACGTAACGCCTTTTGAGCCTGGATTCAAGGGGCACATCACGATAGAAATTTCAAACACGACGCCACTTCCTGCAAAAATTTATGCGAACGAAGGCATCGCACAGGTGCTATTTATCGAGGGTGACGAGCCTTGCGAGGTAACTTATGCTGATAAAAATGGCAAATACCAAGCCCAAGAAGGCATCACTTTGCCAAGAATTTTGAAGTGATTTTATGCCTTTGCGACCTTGCAAAGGCTAAATTTTAAACACTACTTTTATGATTTCCTCTAAACATTAATTAAAATTTGACGAAATAGAATCTAGAAAGATAAAAAAATTTTTAATAAATTTTAAAAATTTGGCATAGCTTTTGCTTAAATTTTTATAAAATACAATTTAGATTTAGCTATTTATACCCCAAAAATAGTTAGTAAAGGGTGCAATAATGTTTAATGATAAATCAATACTAATCACTGGCGGAACAGGAAGTTTTGGTAAAAAATACACCGAAATTTTATTAAAAAAATATAAGCCAAAAAGGCTAGTTATCTACTCACGCGACGAGCTAAAGCAATACGAAATGGCTCAAGTCTTTAAAGACAAAGCGATGCGTTTTTTCATCGGCGACGTGAGGGACTATAAGCGCTTAAGAACCGCAATGAACGGCATAGACTATGTCATCCACGCAGCTGCGATGAAACACGTACCAATCGCAGAATATAACCCAATGGAGTGCATCAAAACAAACATTGACGGCGCTCAAAACGTCATCGACGCCTCTTTGGAGTGTGGCGTTAGTAAGGTGATCGCTCTCTCAACCGACAAAGCTTGCAACCCTGTAAATTTATATGGAGCTACAAAGCTAGCAAGCGATAAGCTCTTTGTCGCTGCAAATAACATCGTTGGAGATAAAAAGACAAGATTTAGCGTCGTAAGATATGGAAACGTCGTTGGTTCTCGTGGATCAGTCGTGCCGCTCTTTAAAAAGCTAATCGCACAAGGAGAAAAAGAGCTTCCTATCACGCATGAGAAGATGACTAGGTTTTGGATCACGCTTGAGCAAGGTGTAAATTTCGTCCTTAAAAATTTTGAGAGAATGAAAGGTGGCGAAATTTTCATACCAAAGATCCCGTCAATGACGATGATGGATCTTGCAAAAGCCCTTGCGCCAGAGCTTGGCGTCAAGATCATAGGCATTCGCCCAGGAGAAAAGATGCATGAGATGATGATCTCAAGAGACGACGCACATCTTACATACGAATTTGATGATTACTACGTTATTAGTCCGTCTATCCAGTTTTTAACAGCCCAAGACTTCTCGACAAATGCTCTTCATCAAAAGGGCAAACCAGTGAGCGAGGACTTTGAATATAGCTCAAATACAAATAAAATTTGGCTCGATAGAGCAGGCCTTCTTGAGATGATAGGAGATGCTAAATGATCCCTTACAGCCGTCAGCAGATCACAGAAGAGGATATAAAGGCAGTCACAGATGCCTTAAGAGACGACATCTTAACAGGTGGCCAAAAGGTTAGTCAATTTGAAGAGGAGCTGGCAAAGTATGTTGGCGTAAAGCATTTTGTCGTCATGAACTCAGCCACTTCGGCTCTTCACGTAGCCTATCTTAGCCTTGGCGTAAAAGACGGCGATGAAGTGATTACGACGCCTATCACCTTTGCAGCCACTGCAAATGCGGCTTTGATGGCTGGAGCGCAGGTCAAATTTTGCGACGTAAAAGCAAATGGCAACATCGATGAAGAGAAAATTCCAGCTCTAATCACTCCAAAGACAAAGGTGATAACTGCGGTTGATTACGGTGGCAATCCAGTGGAGCTAGATAAGATCATAAATTTAGCCAAAAAACACGGCATAAAAGTGATAGACGACGCCTCTCACGCCCTTGGTAGCGTGCAAAATGGCGTAAAAGTGGGCGTTAAGGCTGATATTAGCATATTTAGCTTTCACCCAGTAAAGCCTATCACCACGCTTGAAGGCGGCGCACTTGCTACAAATGACGATGAGCTAGCAAGGCTAGCAAGGCTATATAGAAGCCACGGCATCGCTAAAACAAAGCTTTGGGATAGCGACATGAGCCTGCTTGGATACAACTATAGGATCACAGACGTAGCCTGCGCTTTGGGGCTTAGTCAGCTAAAAAGGCTGGATGGCTTTATTGCCAAAAGAAATGAGATAGCTAAATTTTATGATGAGAAATTTAGCGGGTGTGAATATTTTAAAACTATAGAAATCCCAGCAAATACAACTAGCTCAAGGCACCTATATCCAGTGCTTTTGGATGAGAAATTTTGGGATAAAAAAGAGCAAATTTTTGAAGCGCTCTTGCAAAAAGGCGTTGGCGTGCAGGTGCATTATAAGCCAACATATAAATTTAGCTTTTACAAAGAGCTACTTGGCGAAATTTCACTACCAAATGCGGAGAAATTTTATAGCGCTGAGCTTAGCATACCATGCCACCATGGCATGAGCGTGGATGATGCTAAATTTGTTGCAAGCACGCTATTTGATGTGCTAAAAAGTTTTAGCGAGTAAAAATGATCTGTATCATCCCAGCAAGAGGTGGCAGCAAGAGAATACCTGGCAAAAACATCAAAGACTTTTTAGGCAAGCCCTTAATCGCATATAGCATCGAGGCTGCGCTAAATTCTAAAGTTTTTAGCGAAGTGATCGTAAGCACCGATGACGAAATGATCGCAAATGTGGCTAGAGAATTTGGAGCTAACGTGCCATTTTTTAGAGATGCGAGCCTAAGCGATGACTACGCGACAAGCACTGACGTGATAAAAGACGCGATAAGGCGCGCAAATTCTAGCTTTAGTGACGTCTGCTGTCTTTATGCGACAGCGCCACTGATAACGGCTGAAATTTTAAAAAAGGCCGCAGGAGAGTTTAAAAGGCAGGAATGTAAATTTTTGTTTTCAGCGACTGCGTTTGATTTTCCTATACAAAGGGCGATAAAACTTGATGAAAATGCTAGAGTTAGCATGTTTTATCCGCAGTTTGAAAAGACACGCTCGCAAGATCTTGAGCCTGCTTTTCATGACGCTGGGGCATTTTATTTTGGCAAAAAAGAGGCTTGGCTGGAGTGCAGTGCTTTGTTTGCGCCACATTCAAAAGCATATTTGCTGCCAAGAAATTTAGTCTGTGACATAGATACGCTAGAGGATTTTGAGTTTACTAAGAAGCTTTATTTGATAAATAATGGAAAGATTTGATTGAAAGAATTTAAAGGACTCCCCCTGCTAAAAACGCTCGTGCGCGCCGATAGTAGCAGTAAGATAGGGCATGGGCACATCAGGCGAGATCTTTTGCTTGCTAAAAAATTTAGCGACATCTCATTTGCGTCTTTGAGGCTAGATGGTGACATTTTTGATGAGATAAACTACCCTAGATTTAGCTTAAGAAGTGGCGAGATAGATGAGCTTTGTAAGCTTATAAAAGATAATAAATTCGAGCTTCTCATCATCGATCACTACGGCTTTAGCTTTGAAAAAGAAAGAGCTATAAAAGAAAAAACTGGCATTAAAATTTTATCATTTGACGACACTTATGAAAAACATTTTGCAGACTATATTTTGAATGTAAATTTGTATGCACAAAAGGCAAGATATGAGGGGCTGGTAGAAAAGAACTGCGAGGTATTTTGTGGAAACGAGTTTTTGCTAGTTAGAGATGAGTTTTATGAAGAAGCGCAGGTAAAAAGGGAGAAAATTTACGACTATGCTATCATTCTTGGAGGTACTGATATCTCAGGGCTAAGTGCAAAAATTTCAGAAAAACTGCTTCTTAAAAAGCTAAAAACAGCTGTCATAACAACTAGCGGAAATAAAAACTTAAGCGTTCTAAAAGAGCTATCAAGCAAGAGCGAAAATTTCAGTCTTTTTGTAGATAGCAAAAGCGTGGCAAAGCTAATGAATGAAGCCAAAATGCTCATCATAACAGCAAGCTCGCTAGTAAATGAAGTTTACGTTTTGGGAGCTAAATTTAAAGCCATTTGCGTAGCTGATAATCAAAAAGAGATCTTTGCTTGGCTAAAAGAAAATGGATATGAGGCTTACTGGGGAGATGAGATTTGCTTGAGCTTATAAATTTTACCTCGCTTAATGACGAGCAAAAGTTGATGGTCTTAAAGTGGCGAAACGACGAGCGCATAGCTAAATTTATGAAAAATAAAAGCGTTGGCAAAGAGGAGCATTTTGCTTTTTTAGAGAGATTAAAGAGCATTCAAGATAAGATTTATTTTCTAGTAAAAGACGAGAGCAAATTTATCGGAGTAATAAGCTTTGTTGATATCACGAAAGAAAGTTGCGAATTTGGCGTTTATAAAAACCCAGAGTTAAAAGGTGTGGGCAAAAAGCTGCTTGATCTCATAAAAGACTACGCTTTTTTTACATTAAAGGTTGGCTCGCTAAAGGCAAAAACTTATAATAACAACGAAAAAGCGCTCGCACTTTATAAAAATTTTGGCTTTAGGATCTATGCAAAAGATGGTGAATTTAGCTATCTTGAGCTTAAAAATAAAACGGACTAACGGATGAAAATAGGAAATTTTGATACAGACAAAAAGGTCTTTATAATAGCAGAGCTCTCCGCCAATCACAGTGGCAGCCTAAAAACGGCGGTAGATACGATAAAGGCAGCTAAGCGCGCTGGAACTGACGCGATAAAGCTTCAGACATATACGCCTGATAGTTTGACTCTAAATTCGCACCTGGACGACTTTGTCATAAAAGGCGGACTTTGGGACAAGAGAAATTTATACGAGCTTTATCAAGAGGCGCTAACGCCAAAAGAGTGGCACGCCGAACTTTTTAAAGTAGCAAAAGAAGAAGGACTTGTCTGCTTTTCAAGCCCATTTTGTAAGGACGACGCCAACTTTTTAGAGCAGTTTAACCCGCCAGCTTACAAGATCGCAAGTTTTGAGGTAACGGACTATGATTTTGTAGAGTTTATAGCTAAAAAAGGCAAGCCTATTATCATCTCAACCGGCATAGCTTATGAAGAAGAGATAAGAGATGTGGTGCAAATTTGCAAAAATGTAGGCAATAGCGACATCGCTCTTTTAAAATGCACTTCAAGTTACCCAGCGCCGCTAAATAGCATGAATTTGCAAACTATAGCTGATATGAAAGAGAAATTTGGCGTTGAGGTCGGCTTTTCAGATCATACTTTAGGTGTGACAGCCCCAGTTGTTGCGGTTAGCTTGGGTGCTAGGATAATTGAAAAGCATTTTATACTTGATAAAAGCGTAAAAAGTGTTGATAGCGCATTTAGCCTTGATGAGAGCGAATTTACTCTTATGACAAAATGCGTTAGAGAGGCTGAGGAGCTTTTGGGTAAAGTAAGCTACGAGCTAGATGAAAAAGCGGCTTTAAACAGGAGATTTTCACGCTCACTTTATGCAAGCAAAGATATAAAAAAAGGTGAAATTTTTAGCGAGCTAAATATAAGGAGCGTGCGCCCAGGATATGGCTTGCACCCTAAATTTCTAAAAGAGCTGATCGGCAAAAAAGCAAAAAGAGATATAAAATTTAGCGAGAGATTAACAAAGGAGGATTTGATATGAATAACAAAAACGATAAGGCATCTAATAAAAAGGTAAAACCATCTAAAGATAATGTATCAAATATCCAAAATCCTATCTTTCAAAAAAATCTTCAAGCACTATTTCAGCAAGATGAAATTCTAGCAGCAAGGCTTTGGTCTATTGCAGGTAATGAAGACTATGAAATTTTTATAGGAAAAGATCCAATTGATATAAATTTAATAAACAAACATACTCTTAAATATATCTATGAAAATCCTGGAGCAGACATTTTAAAGCTACTTGAAGATATAGAAAGTGACTATAAACGTTATCCGATACTATTTTTTTATGGACTAGGTAATGGCGTACTCTATAAAGCACTAGCAAAAAATGAAACACACCAAAAAATCGTAGTCATAGAGCCAGAGATCGAGATCATATATCTTGTTTTAAATGTTATTGATCTATCAAACGAACTAGAAAGTGGACAGATAATACTTTTTTATTCAAAATTTGCCACCTATACACATTTTTATTATCTGGTTACAGAAGCGAAACTAAACTCATATGCAAAAACCTATGATAATCTTATGATTCATATGCCTTTTTATGATCAATTTGAAGAAGACTACATAAGAATAAACAAAGAGATTACAAGGGCATTTTCTCAAATAGTAGTTGCTCACGGCAATAGCATAGACGATCTTTTATTAGGCACAAGACAAAATTGTGAAAATTTAGTGCCCATGATTAGCAATTATTGCTACACAAGTCTTGTTAAAAAAAGATATGGTCTTATGGATACAGCTATAATTGTATCAACTGGCCCAAGCCTAGATAAACAGCTTAATACGCTTAAAAAATTTGCTCCATATGTTAGCATTATAAGCGTTGATGCCTCTTATCCAATCCTTGCAAGGCATGATATCAAGCCTGATTATGTAATGTCGATTGAAAGAATAGAACCAACTTCTAGTTTTTTTGAAAAAAAACATCCAAATATTGATGACAATATACACTTTATTGTTGCCTCAGTTACACACAAGCAAACTATTAAAAATATCTTGCCAAGAAAACTAGTACTAACTATGAGACCTCAACAAGAGGAGTATATGTTTGGTCTAAAAAGATATGGATATTTGGGTGTGGGGCATAGTTGTGCAAACATGGCCTACCAGCTAGCCTATGTCTTAGGACATAAAAATATCGTTTTCATAGGACAGGATCTAGCATTTGGTAAAGATGGAGCAAGCCATGCAAAAGGTCACGCTTTTGCACAAGCGGATGAAAATTTATATGTTAAAGCTTATGGCGGAGAGGGGGAGGTTAAAACAACATATGTTTGGACTCTATTTAAAAACCAGTTTGAAAATGACATCGCCCAATCAAGCTTAGAGAATATAAAATCATATAACTGTACCGAAGGTGGTGCTAGAATAGAAGGCACTATAGAAAAGCCGTTTTTAGAAGTAATGCATGAGCTTTGCAAAGGCAAAGAGATTAAAAAACTGCCTAATATCAAAAAAGACAGTGAAACGACGGTAAATAAAAACCTTTTAAAAGCTTATAAAGTCATACTTGCAAAG comes from Campylobacter concisus and encodes:
- the pseF gene encoding pseudaminic acid cytidylyltransferase → MICIIPARGGSKRIPGKNIKDFLGKPLIAYSIEAALNSKVFSEVIVSTDDEMIANVAREFGANVPFFRDASLSDDYATSTDVIKDAIRRANSSFSDVCCLYATAPLITAEILKKAAGEFKRQECKFLFSATAFDFPIQRAIKLDENARVSMFYPQFEKTRSQDLEPAFHDAGAFYFGKKEAWLECSALFAPHSKAYLLPRNLVCDIDTLEDFEFTKKLYLINNGKI
- a CDS encoding DUF3737 family protein, with the protein product MQEKNAEIFTGERAMFGAKSVNFTNCIFEDGESPLKHSSNLKLNECVFAYKYPLWYANDITLNGGYLEPLARAGMWYSTNLSFKDMVINAPKSFRKSSQILLENVNFSDAAETLWGCEDVKIKNVFAKGDYFGANSENLEIDGLNLDGNYCFDGCKNVHITNSKLISKDAFWNCENVVAQNCLISGEYLAWNSKNVTLINCTIKSLQALCYVENLVVKDCIFMDTSLAFEYSSVDVSTSGAIKSIKNPKSGVIRAAKIDEIIIDENLVDTKGIKIIITEK
- a CDS encoding acetyl-CoA carboxylase biotin carboxylase subunit, which codes for MELKRILIANRGEIALRALRTIKEMGKEAVVVYSTADKDALYVKYADVAICIGKERSSDSYLNIPAIISAAEISEADAIFPGYGFLSENQNFVEICSHHKIKFIGPSVAAMALMSDKSKAKQVMQRAGVPVIPGSDGAVADTKAAKELAKKIGYPVILKAAAGGGGRGMRVVEREEDLEKAFWSAESEAMSAFGDGTMYMEKYILNPRHIEVQVIGDSHGNVLHIGERDCSMQRRHQKLIEESPAILLDEKTRERLHETAIKAAKAIGYEGAGTFEFLVDKNLDFYFIEMNTRLQVEHTVSEMVSGLDIIELMIKVAEGEALPSQESIELKGHAIECRITAEDPNTFTPCPGKITKYVCPGGRNVRMDSHIYQDYSIPPYYDSMIGKLVVWDTDRNRAIHKMKVALDQLIINGIKTTKDFHIAMMENKDFLSNNYDTNYLSRH
- a CDS encoding CsgG/HfaB family protein, whose amino-acid sequence is MKNVFKIGAVLLTAALFAGCASESSRVVESPKVASYGTVYNGQKISVSIGRFNNQSAYQNGVFADGEDRLGNQAQSILITNLQQSGRFLVLDRSNMKVIKQESELSKTAQNLKGARYVITGDVTEFGRKTTGDHQLFGILGKGKQQTAYSKVNLNIVDTKTAEVVYSVSGAGEYTLSNREIIGFGGTAGYDSTLNGKVLSLAIIEAVNNLVNGIESGAWQVK
- a CDS encoding MATE family efflux transporter, encoding MVNKIKDQNTKFFSNADLAKLFFPIAVEQFLEYSLGLANSLMAASVSESAVSAISLVEFVMALFISIFTAIATGGSVVASQYLGNKQSGNAKITANQLVWFSFIFALFIAAVIIVLKDIILDYVFGDIGEQVRHDASHYLVFSAISAPFLAVYAAAAAIFRTMSNAKLPMYIMAAANLLNVLLTAISIYTFHTGILGIAISTLIAKVLACFVIVYLLLDVRLKLHIRKSFVYKFDYEIIKKILNIGVPYGFENSMFYVGRIIVLSLVSLFGTASIAANAVGGTIVMFQVLPGMAIGTGLSVVISRCVGANDFAQAKFYVRKSMISIYIVQLFSTAVILLLLEPLLRVYNLSSEAINLTRQIVWYHGIAMCLIWPLAYTYPTVFRAAGDAKYPMIVNLVCMFACRVILAYVFALTFDLGMIGTWFAMFADWAVKAVLFTIRYLKGTWMKFKAI
- the accB gene encoding acetyl-CoA carboxylase biotin carboxyl carrier protein, which translates into the protein MKKEDIKELIEFFNDMEMNHIKIKSGDFEVELEKFSDYCAPAKPAAQAPAPAPVNVVVNSEVKPAANSPKDSIKSPMVGTFYAAPSPGAAPFVKVGQRVRKGDVVGIIEAMKIMNEIEAEFDCQITEMLVSDGQPVEFGLPLFGVEKN
- the pseC gene encoding UDP-4-amino-4,6-dideoxy-N-acetyl-beta-L-altrosamine transaminase, with the translated sequence MIPYSRQQITEEDIKAVTDALRDDILTGGQKVSQFEEELAKYVGVKHFVVMNSATSALHVAYLSLGVKDGDEVITTPITFAATANAALMAGAQVKFCDVKANGNIDEEKIPALITPKTKVITAVDYGGNPVELDKIINLAKKHGIKVIDDASHALGSVQNGVKVGVKADISIFSFHPVKPITTLEGGALATNDDELARLARLYRSHGIAKTKLWDSDMSLLGYNYRITDVACALGLSQLKRLDGFIAKRNEIAKFYDEKFSGCEYFKTIEIPANTTSSRHLYPVLLDEKFWDKKEQIFEALLQKGVGVQVHYKPTYKFSFYKELLGEISLPNAEKFYSAELSIPCHHGMSVDDAKFVASTLFDVLKSFSE
- the pseB gene encoding UDP-N-acetylglucosamine 4,6-dehydratase (inverting) — translated: MFNDKSILITGGTGSFGKKYTEILLKKYKPKRLVIYSRDELKQYEMAQVFKDKAMRFFIGDVRDYKRLRTAMNGIDYVIHAAAMKHVPIAEYNPMECIKTNIDGAQNVIDASLECGVSKVIALSTDKACNPVNLYGATKLASDKLFVAANNIVGDKKTRFSVVRYGNVVGSRGSVVPLFKKLIAQGEKELPITHEKMTRFWITLEQGVNFVLKNFERMKGGEIFIPKIPSMTMMDLAKALAPELGVKIIGIRPGEKMHEMMISRDDAHLTYEFDDYYVISPSIQFLTAQDFSTNALHQKGKPVSEDFEYSSNTNKIWLDRAGLLEMIGDAK
- the pseG gene encoding UDP-2,4-diacetamido-2,4,6-trideoxy-beta-L-altropyranose hydrolase; the protein is MKEFKGLPLLKTLVRADSSSKIGHGHIRRDLLLAKKFSDISFASLRLDGDIFDEINYPRFSLRSGEIDELCKLIKDNKFELLIIDHYGFSFEKERAIKEKTGIKILSFDDTYEKHFADYILNVNLYAQKARYEGLVEKNCEVFCGNEFLLVRDEFYEEAQVKREKIYDYAIILGGTDISGLSAKISEKLLLKKLKTAVITTSGNKNLSVLKELSSKSENFSLFVDSKSVAKLMNEAKMLIITASSLVNEVYVLGAKFKAICVADNQKEIFAWLKENGYEAYWGDEICLSL
- the dcd gene encoding dCTP deaminase → MGLKSDSWIRKMSVEKNMIVPFAEEQVGRGVVSYGVSSYGYDIRVGDEFKIFTNIGGTVVDPKNFDEKNVVDFKGDVCIVPPNSFALARTIEYFNMPDNVLAICLGKSTYARCGIIVNVTPFEPGFKGHITIEISNTTPLPAKIYANEGIAQVLFIEGDEPCEVTYADKNGKYQAQEGITLPRILK